The Populus trichocarpa isolate Nisqually-1 chromosome 11, P.trichocarpa_v4.1, whole genome shotgun sequence genome has a segment encoding these proteins:
- the LOC7484539 gene encoding F-box/LRR-repeat protein At5g63520: MEKKPKEPKTPLTGFASINEDLVQNILKRTPATSFASAACVSKSWNHNCNQILSKPKLASAFSLNPDPKVALQEVVSKVLSEPIRPQFAIANVIESGVEYLSETLYLLAAKLGSKTPIIVSCTNGIIGRDAVTSEHKEVMLEDFWVDAASKNSGFGMLLTVGYLPGLKVEALPLLRPRKAGPVAMIDNFVMDIKNYSASVSGSTSPALIIMFGGEEADLKPVMEKLDHAMSRETIIAGGMRSQFLYRRGIESRNIYGSSTKYFTDAVALVFARDEDKPSGEGKIQFHSAISSGVSAIGPRYKAVSVKETQSETGLTTWLTSRREGEQEILGGQMIIDSIESELVNKTELFIGVSKQRQSVIGSENPKLLRSLALHQVKGGDGEHLFVSGDGIGSGDYFHFYHSDPKAALSATSNVSKYFRNLKLDWRSCQLHAGDVGSKEVVGGLVFSCWGRGASFFGHSNVDSSPFLDNFPGIPMAGIFGCGEVGRGFTMLNADDHVDQEEKTSCCCLHVYSTVYVLVSYTPAPLKH, encoded by the exons atggagaagaaaccTAAAGAACCCAAAACGCCATTGACAGGCTTTGCATCAATAAACGAAGACCTTGTTCAAAACATTCTAAAGAGAACACCAGCTACATCCTTCGCATCAGCAGCTTGTGTTAGCAAATCATGGAATCACAATTGCAATCAAATCCTCTCCAAACCAAAGCTTGCTTCTGCCTTTTCTCTCAACCCAGACCCAAAG GTTGCATTACAAGAGGTTGTGAGTAAGGTTCTCTCCGAGCCAATCAGACCCCAGTTTGCCATTGCAAATGTTATTGAGAGTGGTGTTGAATATTTGAGTGAAACACTCTATTTA TTAGCGGCAAAACTTGGTTCAAAAACTCCGATTATAGTGTCCTGCACCAATGGAATCATAGGAAGAGATGCTGTTACTAGTGAACATAAAGAG GTTATGTTGGAAGATTTTTGGGTTGATGCTGCATCAAAAAATTCAGGCTTTGGTATGCTGTTGACAGTGGGGTATTTACCAGGACTCAAAGTCGAAGCCCTTCCACTGTTAAGGCCAAGAAAG GCTGGTCCAGTGGCAATGATTGATAACTTTGTGATGGATATCAAGAATTATTCAGCTTCTGTTTCTGGTTCCACATCACCAGCTCTGATCATAATGTTTGGA GGTGAAGAGGCTGACCTCAAACCAGTCATGGAAAAGTTGG ATCATGCCATGTCAAGGGAAACTATCATTGCCGGCGGTATGAGATCCCAATTCCTGTACAGAAGGGGCATAGAGTCAAGAAATATATATGGGAGTAGTACAAAATATTTTACTGATGCAGTTGCTCTTGTATTTGCAAGGGATGAAGACAAACCTTCTG GTGAAGGGAAAATCCAATTCCATTCTGCAATATCAAGTGGTGTTTCAGCAATAGGACCAAGGTACAAGGCAGTTTCCGTCAAAGAAACTCAATCTGAGACAGGTCTTACTACATGGCTTACTTCCAGAAGAGAAGGAGAACAAGAGATTCTTGGTGGTCAAATGATTATAGACAGCATCGAGAGTGAG TTGGTGAACAAAACTGAACTGTTCATTGGGGTTTCAAAACAAAGACAAAGCGTTATTGGGTCAGAGAATCCAAAACTGTTGAGATCCCTGGCTTTACATCAAGTTAAGGG AGGAGATGGAGAGCACCTTTTTGTTAGTGGAGATGGCATCGGTTCTGGAGACTATTTTCATTTCTACCATTCAGATCCAAAGGCCGCATTATCTGCAACTAGTAATGTCTCCAAGTATTTCAGAAACTTGAAACTGGATTGGAGAAGCTGCCAGCTTCATGCAGGTGATGTTGGTAGTAAGGAAGTTGTTGGAGGTTTGGTTTTCTCTTGTTGGGGCCGTGGTGCATCATTCTTTGGACACAGCAATGTGGATAGCTCACCATTCTTGGATAACTTTCCAGGAATCCCAATGGCAGGAATATTTGGCTGTGGCGAAGTCGGACGTGGCTTTACCATGTTGAACGCAGATGATCATGTAGACCAAGAAGAAAAGACTTCGTGTTGCTGTCTACATGTATATAGCACTGTATATGTGTTGGTGTCTTATACTCCAGCACCTCTAAAGCATTAG
- the LOC7484540 gene encoding F-box/LRR-repeat protein At5g63520, translating into MEKKPKEARTPILTGFASINEDLVQNILKRTPASSFASAACVCKSWNQTCNQILSKPKLASAFSLNPDQKVASQEVVNKVLSEPIRPQFAIANVIGSGVDLSETLNFLAAKLGSKTPIIVSCANGIIGRDAVTDEHQEVMLEDFWADAASKNSGFGVLLTVGFLPGLQVEAIPLLRPRKAASRMALVDKFVMDIRNYAAYVSGSTSPALVIMFGGEKAEQKPVMEKLDHAMSRETFIAGDERAQFLYKSGIESRNVHGSGNEYISDAVVLVFARDRHRASDVGEIQFHSALSSGVSTIGPRYKVVSVKEIQPETDLTTCLKARREGEQEILGGQRIIDDINNELVNKTELFIGVSKQRQCVIGSENPKLLRSLAFHEVKGGDGEHLFVSGDGIGSGDYFHFYHSDSKAALSATSNVSKNFRNLKLDWSSSQLHAGGVGSKEVVGGLVFSCWGRGESFFGHSNVDSSPFLDNFPGIPMAGIFCYGEVGRGFTMLNADDHEDQEEKTSCCCLHVYSTIYVLVSYTPAPLKH; encoded by the exons ATGGAGAAGAAACCTAAAGAAGCAAGAACGCCAATATTGACAGGCTTTGCGTCAATAAACGAAGACCTTGTTCAAAACATTCTGAAGAGAACACCAGCTTCATCCTTTGCATCAGCTGCTTGTGTTTGCAAATCATGGAACCAAacttgcaatcaaatcctctCCAAACCAAAGCTTGCTTCTGCCTTTTCTCTCAACCCAGACCAGAAG GTTGCATCACAAGAGGTTGTGAATAAGGTTCTCTCCGAGCCAATCAGACCCCAGTTTGCCATTGCAAATGTTATTGGGAGTGGTGTTGATTTGAGTGAAACCCTCAATTTT TTAGCAGCGAAACTTGGTTCAAAAACTCCAATTATTGTGTCTTGTGCAAATGGAATCATAGGAAGAGACGCTGTTACTGATGAACATCAAGAG GTTATGTTAGAAGATTTTTGGGCTGATGCTGCATCAAAAAATTCAGGCTTTGGTGTCCTGCTGACTGTGGGATTCTTACCGGGACTCCAAGTTGAAGCTATCCCGCTGTTACGGCCAAGAAAG GCAGCTAGTCGAATGGCATTGGTTGATAAGTTTGTGATGGATATTAGAAATTACGCAGCATATGTTTCTGGTTCCACTTCACCGGCTCTCGTTATAATGTTTGGA GGTGAAAAGGCCGAGCAAAAACCTGTCATGGAAAAGTTGG ATCATGCCATGTCGAGGGAAACTTTCATTGCGGGTGATGAGAGAGCCCAATTCCTGTACAAAAGTGGCATAGAGTCAAGAAATGTACATGGGAGCGGCAATGAATATATTTCTGATGCAGTTGTTCTTGTATTTGCAAGGGATCGACACAGAGCTTCTG ATGTAGGGGAAATCCAGTTCCATTCTGCATTATCAAGTGGTGTTTCTACAATAGGTCCAAGGTACAAGGTAGTTTCTGTCAAAGAGATTCAACCTGAGACAGATCTTACTACATGCCTTAAAGCTAGAAGAGAAGGAGAGCAAGAGATTCTTGGAGGTCAAAGGATTATAGATGACATCAACAATGAG TTGGTGAACAAAACTGAACTGTTCATTGGGGTTTCAAAACAAAGACAATGCGTTATTGGGTCAGAGAATCCAAAACTGTTGAGATCCCTGGCTTTCCATGAAGTTAAGGG AGGAGATGGAGAGCACCTTTTTGTTAGTGGAGATGGCATCGGTTCTGGAGACTATTTTCATTTCTACCATTCAGATTCAAAGGCCGCATTATCTGCAACTAGTAATGTCTCCAAGAATTTCAGAAACTTGAAACTAGATTGGAGTAGCAGCCAGCTTCATGCAGGTGGTGTTGGTAGTAAGGAAGTAGTTGGAGGTTTGGTTTTCTCTTGTTGGGGCCGTGGTGAATCATTCTTTGGACACAGCAATGTGGATAGCTCACCATTCTTGGATAACTTTCCAGGAATCCCAATGGCAGGAATATTTTGCTATGGCGAAGTCGGACGTGGCTTTACAATGTTGAACGCAGATGATCATGAAGACCAAGAAGAAAAGACTTCGTGTTGCTGTCTACATGTATATAGCACTATATATGTGTTGGTGTCTTATACTCCAGCACCTCTAAAGCATTAG